tgggctccaagctggcagtgcagagcctgcttgggatattctctcgctctttcaaaataaataaactttaaaaaaaaactaaataaataaaatgtctgcaTCTCTAATTCAACTGTGAGAGCATCTCAAGGATGGGGACATGTCTGATCCACTTCAGTCTCCTGCCTAGTCCCCAACATAGTACTTGGAACATTATGAATGAATAGGCTTCCCAAATGCCTGACAGTTTTGTCCTTTGTCTCATATGCCTCTATTCCCTTCCTCACAAGCTCTCACCACCAATACAGCCAAACTGTCACACTATGGCTTCACAACCATACAGGGTCCCTTCTCATCCCTGAAACAGTCCTCTTAAATGGAatgcccttcccacccacccaaaTCCTGCTACTTCTTTAGAACAAgctcaaattttcactcttctggAAACCTTTCATGCATCCACCCCAGCCCACCCTGAGTAGTGCTAATGATTCCCACCTATCTCATTTAGCCCTTGGCATCTCCTCATGTTACTCAggagaaaaccaagactcagagaaagaaaagattctcTCAAGGACACACCTCATGTTCAGTGGTAGAACTATTACTTGAACCCAAGTCTCCAGTCCATGAATCCTTCCACTAACCAACATACATTGTTTCCTCATGTAGACTGTAATTTCCTTTAAGGTAGGACTGTGTCTTCCACTCCTTCATATTTCCAGGGCTTTACTTGAGTGTTAAGAGAGctctagagccagactgcctgggtttctGTCTTGGCTTCATCAGTTACTAACTATGTGGCCTTAGGCAACTTACCCTCTCTAAACTTCAGCTTCCCCCATAGGTAAATGAAGATAACAGTAGTGCCTATCTTATTaagattgttgtgaagattaaatgaaataattcatctAAGGTACCTTGAGCAGTGACCTAGCACCTAGTATACGCTCAATAAAGgcaattttctttattgttgttattctttaTATTAACACAAATTTACTGGCAATGGCTGATTAAAATTTTGAATGGGGGAGTTACTGGGAGTGGAAGGTTGTGAGAAAAGGAAGTAGACAATAGGACCAGTCTGTGATTTGGTGGAATCCAAACAAGGTTAGTGGCGCGGCAGGACGTTTGTACGTCTGAGTTCCTAGTGCCATGTGACTCTGTGAGGGCCCCAAGCACATGGTTCCATCCGGGAGGCGCAGCTTCCCTAACTCTCTCTCAAGCTTTTCTCAGCAGCCTGTAGGGGGAGCCAGGAAGCTAGGAAGGGGGAGAGGCTGCTGTAAATCTTAGTAAGGGCAGAAACGACACCCTATCTCTACTACCCATCTTAGCCCACCTTCTTGCCCCCTCCAGGGCGCTCTCCCAGACCTGTCCGCTGCGGCGGCAGAGCTGGGAGCTGTCCTTCAGCACCAGGGGCCGCCTCGGGCAGGGAGTTAGGGACACGGGACTGGTTCGATACGCAGCCGGCTCCAGCATCGCCTAGTCACGGGGACGGGGGACGCGACCCAGGAAGGCACCGAGACGCTAAGGAGAAGCCTCTAGCCTCCTGCCACCAAGAATCACCCTCAGAAGTCCCCTAGCCctcgggggttgggggggggggtggcggagaGTGAGCAGCcgccctggggagggaggctggcgcccaggtgggcgggggagggagagcgCCGGGGCCTGGGACTCAGCGTGTGGCGTGTGCACGCGGGGAGCGGGCAGATGAACGGAGGCGCTGAAGTGAATGGAGTTGGGGGTGGACTGGAAACATCCCCAAACAGCACAGGCTGCGGccggcgggggccggggggggggggggggcggtgagtcCTGAGGCGCAGGCGCAGTCGGGGCCCCAGTCCCGCTCCCTCCTCCTCTCGGTGCCTCTTTCTccgccccgctccccccccccccaaacacactcGCACTCGGGCTCTCAAGGTGTTCTCCGCACAGCGGAAGATGGCGACAGACTGAGGGGGCATGGCCAGCGGGAGCCACGGGGCCGTGCCGCTTGGCGGCCGCCACAGCGGTGCTAACGGGAGACAGAAGCGAGAGGCGCACTAAGTGAAGCCCCGTGTCGGCGTCCGGCGCCTGTGGCGCCGCCAGGAGCCAGGTGGCCCGCCCGAGCCGGAACTCTGGGAGCAGCAGGCGCGGAGCCGGAGCGGAGCCGGCCCGGGACCGGCCCGGGCGAACGGCCAGAGAGCGAGCGAAGCCCGAAGGGCCGGGCAGTGGGCCGGCCGGCGGGCCTAGGAGGGCGCAAGCGAGGCAGGGAGCGGCGCGGAGCAGGCAGCAGGCGGGCGGGCGGACGAGCGGGCGGgagcggcgcggcgcggcgcggcgcggcgcggggcgAGCGAGCGGAGCGCGGTGGCTGGGCCCGCACGGCGGCGCTGAGGGGCGCAGAGCTGCGCTGAGCCGAGACGGCCAGAACAGAGTGCGAGCCGGGCGGCCGCCGGCGCGGAGTGGAGTGGCGCGGAGCGGAGTGGCGGGGAGCCGAGGGCAGCTGAGGGGCCCGACACTATGAGGAGTGcggcgccgccgccgcagccgccacCGCCCCAGTGCCCCGCACCGCCCCCCGCCGGGACACCGGGCAGTGCCTAGCGGGCCGGGCGGCGGCGCCCAGACTGCGAGCGAGGGAGCGCGGGAGGAACGCGGGGACGGCACGAGAGCACCCCGCGACTCTGGCCTTGAGCGGGGCCCCGGGCCGGCTGGCCTGCCTCACCATGCAACCCCCGAGGTAGAGCCTGGACGGCGCCAAGGAGCGCGAAGCGGCGCGCAGCCCGCTCGCCCGCCAGTGACGGCCGTCCGGCCTCGCGCCTACCTGATCCCTCCAGCCCGGACCCCCCTGAAATATGTTCAGGGGCGCTTGGATGTGGCCCGGGAAAGACGCCGCCGCGCTGACtatctgctgctgctgctgctgctgggctcCCAGGCCAAGCGACAAACCTTGCGCTGACTCTGAGCGGGCGCAGCGATGGCGACTGTCCCTGGCGTCCCTGCTCTTCTTCACCGTGCTGCTCGCTGACCATCTGTGGCTGTGCGCGGGGGCCCGGCCCCGGGCCAGGGAGCTGAGCAGCGCCATGCGGCCGCCCTGGGGAACCGGCCGGGAGCGGCAGCCGATGCCTCCTCGCGCGGTGCTGCCCCtgcggccgccgccgcccggcgAGCCCAGCGCATCCCCGGGCACCTGCGGCCCCCAATACAGCAACCTGACCAAAGCTGCCCCCGCTGCCGGTCCCAGGCCGGACTGCGGTGGCGTCCCAGAGCCCACGGGGCTGGACGCAGCTTGCACCAAATTGCAATCTTTGCAGAGACTTTTTGAACCGACCACTCCAGCCCCCCCACTGCGGCCCCCTGACTCCCCTTCCCGTGCCCCGGCCGAGTTCCCCTCCGCCAAAAAAAACTTGCTCAAAGGCCACTTTCGGAACTTCACTCTCTCCTTTTGCGACACCTACACGGTCTGGGACTTGCTGCTGGGCATGGACCGCCCCGACAGCCTGGACTGCAGCCTGGACACCCTGCTGGGGGACCTTCTGGCCGTGGTGGCCAGCCCGGGCTCCGGGGCCTGGGAGGTGTGTAGCAACTGTATCGAGGCGTACCAGCGGCTCGACCGACATGCTCAGGAAAAATATGACGAGTTCGACCTCGTGCTGCATAAATACTTACAGGCAGAAGAGTACTCAATCCGGTCCTGCACGAAAGGCTGTAAGGTAGGGACTGGCGTCCGCGGGCACACCACCTacctcggcggcggcggcggga
The DNA window shown above is from Lynx canadensis isolate LIC74 chromosome X, mLynCan4.pri.v2, whole genome shotgun sequence and carries:
- the FAM155B gene encoding transmembrane protein FAM155B, whose amino-acid sequence is MFRGAWMWPGKDAAALTICCCCCCWAPRPSDKPCADSERAQRWRLSLASLLFFTVLLADHLWLCAGARPRARELSSAMRPPWGTGRERQPMPPRAVLPLRPPPPGEPSASPGTCGPQYSNLTKAAPAAGPRPDCGGVPEPTGLDAACTKLQSLQRLFEPTTPAPPLRPPDSPSRAPAEFPSAKKNLLKGHFRNFTLSFCDTYTVWDLLLGMDRPDSLDCSLDTLLGDLLAVVASPGSGAWEVCSNCIEAYQRLDRHAQEKYDEFDLVLHKYLQAEEYSIRSCTKGCKAVYKAWLCSEYFSVTQQECQRWVPCKQYCLEVQTRCPFILPDNEEMVYGGLPGFICTGLLDTSPKRPETKCCDVQWVSCESEKKKFKETEAPKTHHQQFHHSYFHHYHQQYHHYHPRHDPPGHISHKPSMLPVSGGSRLSPSRIRLYVLVLMLLHTMVSFSSSQGGGGLGLEALPTLDEGLTREE